The genome window TGGTCACCGCCATAAAGCGGAAACGATGAAGTCATCTAAAGATCCTTGGCACAGAGATATCTATTGGTATGGTTCATTAGGGGCGGAGTTAGATGCCGGGGAAGGCACAGATTTTCACGCGATTAGTGAAGGTTATGCGTCGATTACCCCGTTAACTGTTGATATGACGGCCTATAAGAGTATGGCCAATATGCAAGAATGGATATGTGATTTTAAGTTATGAGAAAGATGAAATGAATGTCAGAGTAGGAAGTCGTATTGGCGGAAAATCAGGCCGAAGTGGAGAATTACTGGCACAAAAGCTTCAACAAGAGGGCATTACTAACCCGAGAGTTTTACAAGCTATTGCTCGCAGCCCACGGCATATTTTTGTTCCGGAAATTTTAGCTCATAAGGCTTATGACAATACCGCTCTGCCGATTGGTCAGGGGCAAACGATTTCGCAGCCCTATATCGTAGCGAAAATGTCAGAGCTCTTGCTAAAAGATGGTATGCCGGACAGCATTTTAGAAATAGGCACAGGCTCAGGTTATCAAACGTCGATTCTCGCACAGTTAACGGCTAAAGTGTATTCGGTTGAGCGTATCAAATCCTTACAGTTTCAGGCGAAGCGAAAATTGCAATCAATGGATTTACACAACATTTCGATGAAACATGGTGATGGCTGGAAAGGCTGGCAGTCAAAAGCGCCGTTTCAGGCGATAATTGTCACCGCTGCGCCATCAGAAGTGCCACAGGCATTATTGGCTCAACTGGCCGATGGCGGACGTTTAGTGATCCCGGTAGGTGAAGACACTCAAATTTTAAAAGTGATCACCCGTCATGGCGATGATTTTAGCGAGCAACAAGTAGAAGCTGTGCGCTTTGTACCTTTAGTACCAGGAGCTGTTCAGTGAAATTGTTTTCTGCTCTTTATCAATGGACGCTCAAATGGTCAGAGCATAAATTAGCACCGAAAGTACTCGCCTTATTAACCTTTGCAGAATCAGTGTTTTTCCCTATTCCTCCTGATGTGCTGCTCGCGCCTATGGTACTTGCTAAGCCCGAGCGTGCTTGGCATTACGCGACCTTAACGACTTGTGCTTCGGTGATCGGTGGTATTGCTGGTTACGCCTTAGGTTACTATATGTTTGAACCCTGGATCCAGCCATTGATCACAGAATGGGGCAAGCAGCAGACATTTGATCAAGCGGTTTCCTGGTTTAATCAGTGGGGAGTGTGGGTCGTATTTATTGCTGGTTTTTCCCCTATACCTTATAAAATTTTTACCGTAAGTGCTGGTTTTTTACAAATGGCGTTTTTACCTTATTTGCTTGCCTCTGCAATAGGAAGAGGGATGCGTTTCTTTTTAGTTGCCGGCATTATTTACTGGGGTGGTGAAAAAATGGAGCAAGGGTTACGTAAGTGGATTGACGTAATAGGTTGGCTAATTGTAGTGCTAATTGTTATCGTTTATCTTATGTTGCAAAAATAAGCAGATCGAGAAGGTTTGCTCACAGAGTAAGAGAAAGTTAAGGTAAAGAGTGTTATTCAGATATAGTTTTGCATTTGTGTTATTGCTAGTTATTGGCTGTTCATCAAGGCAGACACCAGCGCCTGTGGTCGATGTTCAGGGACAAGTACCATTAAGTAAACGAGTGAAAAGCAGTATCAGGGGAAGTGAATATATAGTTAAAAAAGGTGAAACACTATATTCGATCTCATGGCGAGCGGGGTTAGACGTTAATACCCTGGCTCGATTGAATAAAATTTCTGCACCATATCAAATATTTCCCGGTCAAAAAATTTTTTTAGCGAAAAATTCTTCCAAGGCTAGTAAAAATAAACCCTCTAGTGAAAGCTTACCAGTTAAGCAACAAAAAGTTGTCAAAAAAGCTATTGCATCGAATAAAAAGCAGGAGTATGGTGAAAGTGTAAGAGGGCAAAAAATAAGCAAAAAGCCTTCGAGTACTAACCGGTCATTTTCACAAAAAATCAGACGTTGGGTCTGGCCGGCAAAAGGAAAGCTTTTAGCTAAGTTTTCCAATAGAAAACAAGGTAATAAAGGAATTGACATCGCGGGTAACCGTAATGATTCGGTACAAGCAGCTGCTGATGGCAGGGTAGTTTACGCTGGTGATGTGTTACGAGGATACGGTCAGTTGATCATTGTTAAACACAACGATGATTACTTAAGTGCCTATGCTCATAACGATCGCATTTTGGTCAAGGAACAGCAGGTTGTAAAAGCCGGAGACGTTATTGCAAAAATGGGTGATACTGACGCGGAAAGAGTCATGCTTCATTTTGAAGTTCGCTTTCGTGGTAAATCTGTAAATCCATTAAAATACCTACCGAGAAGATAATAATAGAGAAATAATATTGGAGTTAATGTGAATATTTAGTCAGTAATTTCAGCTTTGCTAGTGACGGGAGAAATGGCATGGGCATAGAAAAAGAATTAAAAAATATTGAATCTAATAGTAAGGAACAGGAAGTTCTAAGCAAAGTTCAGGATGAAGCACCGAGTAATTTAGATGCAACTCAGTTGTATCTGGGTGAGATTGGTTTTTCTCCACTATTAACCGCAGAAGAAGAAGTTTATTTTTCTCGTCTGGCCCTTAAGGGCGATGAACCTTCCCGTAAACGTATGATTGAAAGCAACTTACGTTTAGTCGTTAAAATTGCACGTCGATATAATAACCGCGGTTTACCTTTATTAGACCTGATCGAAGAAGGTAATTTGGGCTTGATCCGAGCGGTAGAAAAGTTTGATCCTGAGCGTGGTTTTAGATTCTCTACTTATGCGACTTGGTGGATACGTCAAACAATAGAACGTGCCATCATGAATCAAACCCGTACCATTCGTTTACCTATTCATGTGGTCAAAGAACTTAATATTTATCTCCGTACTGCACGTGAGCTGGTGCAAAAACTAGATCATGAACCTACTGCCGAAGATATTGCCCAAGAACTGGATGTGCCAGTTAAAGATGTCAGTAAAATGCTACGTCTTAATGAACGTATAGCCTCGGTCGACACCCCTTTTGGTGGTGAGTCTGATAAAGTTTTACTTGATGTTATTCCCGATGAAAAAGCCCGTGGTCCTGAAGGAAATTTACAAAATGATGATATTAAAGATAATATCGTCCACTGGCTGAATGAACTTAACTCTAAACAGCGAGAAGTGTTAGCACGTCGTTTCGGTCTGTTAGGCTATGAAGCAGCCACATTAGAAGATGTTGGTGTCGAAATTGGTTTAACTCGCGAGCGAGTTCGTCAAATTCAAGTAGAAGCATTAAAACGCTTACGCGATATTTTAAGTGCTCAGGATCTATCGATAGAAGCATTATTCCAAGCTTAATATTCCGTTTAGCTTAACCATAAAAAACCAGCCAATCGGCTGGTTTTTTGCTGAATTGAAGCTAATTAGTATTCACTGTTAAAGCTGATTTTTTAATTGAAACAATAAATCCAGTGCTTGTTTCGGGTTGAGTTCATTGGCGTCCAGCGCTTTTAGTTGGCTGACTACTGGATGTTCGGAATCTACCAGAGAAAGTTGCTCAAAGACCTGTTGACTGTTTTCAATAACCGACGGGGCTTGTTGGTTTTCCAGTTCAGTTAATCGTTGCTTAGCGCGCTGGATCACTGCTTTAGGTACACCAGCTAATTGCGCAACCTGTAACCCAAAACTTTTACTTGCTGCTCCTTCCTGTACAGCATGCATGAAAATGATATCATCGCCGTGTTCCATCGCATCGAGATGAACATTTGCTAGGCTGTCTATTTGCTCGGCCAACAAGGTTAATTCAAAGTAATGGCTTGCAAACAGGGTAAATGCCTTAGTTTTCACCGCCAACATTTCAGCGCAAGCCCAGGCAAGCGAAAGCCCGTCATAGGTACTGGTGCCACGGCCGATTTCATCTAATAGTACTAAACTTCTGTTAGTTGCATTGTGTAAAATGTTGGCAGTTTCTGTCATTTCAACCATAAAGGTTGAACGTCCGCTGGCTAAATCG of Thalassotalea insulae contains these proteins:
- a CDS encoding protein-L-isoaspartate(D-aspartate) O-methyltransferase → MNVRVGSRIGGKSGRSGELLAQKLQQEGITNPRVLQAIARSPRHIFVPEILAHKAYDNTALPIGQGQTISQPYIVAKMSELLLKDGMPDSILEIGTGSGYQTSILAQLTAKVYSVERIKSLQFQAKRKLQSMDLHNISMKHGDGWKGWQSKAPFQAIIVTAAPSEVPQALLAQLADGGRLVIPVGEDTQILKVITRHGDDFSEQQVEAVRFVPLVPGAVQ
- a CDS encoding YqaA family protein; this encodes MKLFSALYQWTLKWSEHKLAPKVLALLTFAESVFFPIPPDVLLAPMVLAKPERAWHYATLTTCASVIGGIAGYALGYYMFEPWIQPLITEWGKQQTFDQAVSWFNQWGVWVVFIAGFSPIPYKIFTVSAGFLQMAFLPYLLASAIGRGMRFFLVAGIIYWGGEKMEQGLRKWIDVIGWLIVVLIVIVYLMLQK
- a CDS encoding peptidoglycan DD-metalloendopeptidase family protein, which encodes MKSSIRGSEYIVKKGETLYSISWRAGLDVNTLARLNKISAPYQIFPGQKIFLAKNSSKASKNKPSSESLPVKQQKVVKKAIASNKKQEYGESVRGQKISKKPSSTNRSFSQKIRRWVWPAKGKLLAKFSNRKQGNKGIDIAGNRNDSVQAAADGRVVYAGDVLRGYGQLIIVKHNDDYLSAYAHNDRILVKEQQVVKAGDVIAKMGDTDAERVMLHFEVRFRGKSVNPLKYLPRR
- the rpoS gene encoding RNA polymerase sigma factor RpoS, with the protein product MGIEKELKNIESNSKEQEVLSKVQDEAPSNLDATQLYLGEIGFSPLLTAEEEVYFSRLALKGDEPSRKRMIESNLRLVVKIARRYNNRGLPLLDLIEEGNLGLIRAVEKFDPERGFRFSTYATWWIRQTIERAIMNQTRTIRLPIHVVKELNIYLRTARELVQKLDHEPTAEDIAQELDVPVKDVSKMLRLNERIASVDTPFGGESDKVLLDVIPDEKARGPEGNLQNDDIKDNIVHWLNELNSKQREVLARRFGLLGYEAATLEDVGVEIGLTRERVRQIQVEALKRLRDILSAQDLSIEALFQA